The following proteins come from a genomic window of Botrytis cinerea B05.10 chromosome 14, complete sequence:
- the Bcbud6 gene encoding Bcbud6: MQAPQRPVQRRSPASDSPGPPPTISARAISPSLGPQPRNSTASTKSVQSNHSGRRQNGGQPPTSSGSQSGQNPPPLSQIEKSVTHLLVATKQLLETLTQWSRHQATDAQVSDVYVRLGYEFNIACRAFTAINVDTSDLGNVPELLRHILESTLSQEASVESLEKYLPRIRDIIITLLHGLKRKQQKLRQKQGRDSASQNGETLPRNGSLSSIASNSTGLTTLLNQGLENNFQGDSGVANDRGSKGQSTNDSNVPPRMSSASGSSSRRAAGPPRDSSRGSISSDQSTLSSQTMQSIPVVPPYPGDEVSIPMPRQNDPDLLSVDNFPPPPPPPKTNPAMLALQKGGDLERRASRRYSAYQISKLVGASPNGVPMMPVPQNSPIPNRGRNDARESLRAVQNRDQRLGRTNSRLIQNEISPVRKPSVVAEDSQEVSIQQPDEPPLNDSPTVKTPEDKIRQSINDYDGPSATLNGPPPDVLPNFDNQDQDEEKTISEPPQAPQHKRSRSKRESPAYGSQARQFTPEESPPPPDKEITIFLQYKTKVKKFVLDDGYKDLSMARLQLAFIEKFAWNTHNNGVDLPEIYIQDPVSGVRHELEDLQDIKDRSVLVLNVEVLDEVKRHIDDSLGGLKKMVESVKTAMDDQQVTIQRVSDRQQDAAKEMARIASAPPGSSRLSMIDTGRITNGINTSPSKANGQAQLSEIQSLRRDLAVLRQTYSGFQSDIQSSMALIRTKASSVKSVAVKAVIPDINGDSGRSYVNGGKKNLSEDSDKLVAQVDDLQDIVEDLRKDVVQRGVRPLPKQLETVAKDISQATMELKRMQDFLKRERPIWTKIWEKELETVCNDREEITMQEDLAADLQDDLEKAAQTFALVEQATKEQLKDGSPSHIGAGRSLSKLNRVDPIDPAAAKEGVLDEVRALQPNHENRLEAIERAEKLRQKELEGRRGNVLQKELTSFVESGKLKKSGGFEEVERQRVAKDERIRREVWERQNGMTQADADFEEVDPSVEEVAEADEMVEENVDEHSDLET; this comes from the exons ATGCAAGCACCTCAACGACCCGTTCAAAGACGATCTCCCGCATCGGATTCCCCAGGTCCGCCTCCGACAATATCCGCCAGGGCTATATCTCCCAGTTTGGGTCCTCAGCCAAGGAATTCAACTGCGTCAACCAAGTCGGTTCAAAGCAATCACTCAGGGAGAAGGCAAAAT GGTGGCCAACCTCCGACAAGCAGCGGTAGTCAAAGTGGTCAAAACCCCCCACCATTATCTCAGATCGAAAAGAGCGTAACACATCTTCTGGTAGCCACAAAACAACTTCTCGAAACCCTCACGCAATGGTCTCGACATCAAGCGACGGACGCACAAGTGTCGGATGTTTATGTGCGCCTGGGATATGAGTTCAATATTGCCTGTAGGGCATTTACAGCCATAAATGTTGATACTTCGGATTTGGGGAATGTACCAGAGCTGCTCCGACATATACTCGAATCAACGCTGAGTCAAGAAGCAAGTGTCGAGAGTTTGGAGAAATACCTGCCTCGAATTAGAGATATAATCATTACTCTTCTTCACGGTTTAAAACGGAAGCAACAAAAGCTGCGGCAGAAACAGGGGAGAGATAGCGCATCACAAAATGGAGAAACCTTGCCGAGAAATGGAAGTCTCAGTAGCATTGCGAGTAATAGTACTGGGTTGACTACATTACTCAACCAAGGTCTggaaaataattttcaagGGGACTCGGGTGTGGCAAATGACAGAGGAAGCAAAGGACAATCTACAAACGACTCAAACGTGCCTCCGAGGATGTCTTCAGCATCAGGATCATCAAGCAGAAGGGCTGCTGGACCACCAAGAGACTCATCTCGAGGTTCAATATCCTCCGATCAATCTACACTATCGAGCCAAACAATGCAAAGCATTCCTGTTGTTCCACCTTATCCTGGAGATGAAGTCTCTATACCAATGCCACGTCAAAATGATCCTGATCTTTTGAGTGTGGATAACTTCCCACCACCTCCGCCACCACCAAAGACGAATCCCGCAATGCTAGCTTTACAAAAAGGGggggatttggaaagaagagCTTCAAGACGTTATTCTGCctatcaaatctcaaaacttGTTGGTGCATCTCCAAATGGAGTCCCAATGATGCCTGTTCCACAGAACTCGCCAATACCAAACAGAGGACGCAATGATGCTAGAGAGTCTTTGAGAGCTGTTCAAAATCGTGATCAACGTCTTGGTCGAACAAATTCTCGCCTGATTCAGAATGAGATATCTCCAGTTCGAAAGCCAAGTGTGGTAGCTGAAGATAGTCAGGAGGTCTCAATTCAACAGCCAGATGAGCCACCTTTGAACGACAGTCCTACAGTCAAGACTCCAGAAGACAAAATTAGACAATCTATTAATGATTATGATGGACCGAGTGCAACTCTCAATGGACCACCTCCTGATGTTCTTCCGAATTTCGataatcaagatcaagatgaagagaagactATTTCTGAACCTCCTCAAGCCCCTCAACACAAGCGATCTCGTTCCAAAAGAGAAAGTCCTGCTTATGGCAGCCAAGCTAGACAATTCACACCAGAAGaatctccacctcccccGGATAAAGAGATCACAATTTTCTTACAATACAAGACCAAGGTTAAAAAGTTTGTCCTTGATGATGGATACAAGGACTTATCTATGGCAAGACTACAATTGGCTTTCATTGAAAAGTTCGCCTGGAATACACACAACAATGGCGTTGATCTACCCGAGATCTACATTCAAGATCCAGTATCTGGTGTTCGTCATGAACTGGAAGACCTTCAAGATATTAAAGATCGTTCTGTACTTGTACTAAATGTTGAGGTTCTAGATGAAGTGAAGCGACACATTGATGATAGTCTGGGaggattgaagaaaatggtCGAGAGCGTCAAAACAGCAATGGATGATCAACAAGTTACAATTCAAAGAGTTTCGGATCGCCAGCAGGACGCTGCAAAAGAAATGGCTCGAATCGCATCTGCGCCACCTGGTTCTTCAAGACTCTCAATGATCGATACTGGACGTATTACCAATGGCATTAACACCAGCCCCTCGAAGGCCAACGGTCAAGCTCAACTTAGCGAAATTCAAAGCCTTCGTCGCGATCTTGCAGTACTCAGGCAAACCTACTCTGGCTTCCAATCTGATATTCAAAGTTCCATGGCTTTGATTCGCACCAAGGCTAGCTCGGTCAAGAGTGTTGCTGTTAAAGCTGTCATTCCAGATATCAATGGTGATTCCGGGCGTTCTTATGTCAATGGTGGAAAGAAGAACCTCAGCGAAGATTCCGATAAACTGGTTGCACAAGTGGATgatcttcaagatattgttgaagattTACGAAAGGATGTTGTACAACGTGGTGTGCGACCTCTTCCTAAGCAATTGGAGACTGTTGCCAAGGATATTTCTCAAGCTACAATGGAGTTGAAGAGGATGCAAGACTTTTTGAAACGTGAGAGACCAATCTGGACAAAGATTTGGGAGAAGGAATTGGAGACCGTTTGCAATGATCGTGAAGAAATTACAATGCAAGAAGACCTTGCAGCAGATCTTCaagatgatttggaaaaggCCGCACAAACATTTGCACTTGTCGAACAAGCTACCAaagaacaattgaaagaCGGATCTCCAAGTCATATTGGTGCCGGTCGAAGTCTTTCCAAACTCAACCGTGTTGATCCAATTGATCCTGCCGCGGCAAAAGAAGGTGTTCTTGATGAAGTTCGTGCCTTACAACCAAATCACGAGAATCGTCTCGAAGCTATTGAGCGTGCCGAAAAACTTCGACAAAAAGAACTTGAAGGTCGCCGAGGCAACGTTTTGCAAAAAGAATTGACCTCCTTTGTTGAATCgggaaaattgaagaaatctgGAGGCTTCGAGGAAGTTGAAAGGCAAAGAGTTGCAAAAGACGAACGAATCAGAAGAGAAGTTTGGGAACGTCAAAATGGAATGACGCAAGCAGATGCAGATTTTGAGGAAGTTGATCCTTCAGTAGAAGAGGTAGCAGAAGCAGATGAAATGGTCGAGGAGAATGTAGATGAACATTCTGATTTGGAGACATGA
- the Bcnat2 gene encoding Bcnat2, with amino-acid sequence MFRATISGLGAGGMRQFITASRTTIQNTTSTRSAILRKLPQRPISTSTSTPTHSLRSKSRPQTTNFTFSSNPRPSSETLFQRLRTRTNRYFHNSRPRRNGEAKPENLVDETTLSGRMKKLSREYGWSVVGVYIFLSAADFPFCYLLVRTLGTDRIGEWEHTITSSIKSIIPDSVKTTFHEWRVAMQKTSHDITGSDKLGDGVEMAGWGVEEAEERNKRDASLGTQLALAYAIHKSFIFIRVPLTAAVTPKVVRTLRGWGWDIGKRTTKEAKKIAAVKHAAQPAKPLRTKVKKAFQTKKK; translated from the exons ATGTTCCGCGCAACGATATCAGGATTGGGGGCTGGGGGAATGCGCCAGTTCATCACAGCTTCTCGAACTACGATTCAAAATACGACTTCCACAAGATCAGCTATTTTGCGCAAGCTGCCACAGCGACCTATAAGCACATCTACTTCTACTCCTACGCATTCTCTCCGCTCAAAATCTCGTCCGCAGACTACCAATTTTACATTCTCCTCGAATCCGAGACCGTCTTCGGAAACATTGTTCCAACGTCTTCGCACAAGAACAAATAGATATTTTCACAATTCAAGGCCGAGGAGGAATGGAGAGGCAAAGCCCGAAAACTTGGTGGACGAAACTACTTTATCagggagaatgaagaaattgagtaGAGAATATGGGTGGAGTGTGGTGGGagtttatatctttttatctGCGGCGGATTTTCCATTCTGCTATTTGTTGGTCAGAACGCTGGGAACGGATAGAATTG GTGAATGGGAACACACAATAACCtcctccatcaaatccatcatccccGATTCCGTCAAAACTACCTTCCACGAGTGGCGCGTCGCCATGCAGAAAACCTCACATGATATCACCGGATCCGACAAGCTCGGCGATGGAGTAGAAATGGCAGGATGGGGCgtagaagaagcagaagagcGCAACAAAAGAGATGCTAGTCTGGGCACTCAACTGGCTCTCGCCTACGCGATTCATAAAtcgtttatttttattagagTGCCGTTGACGGCGGCAGTGACCCCTAAGGTTGTGAGGACGCTGAGGGGCTGGGGATGGGATATCGGGAAGAGGACAACCAAGGAGGCGAAGAAGATCGCAGCGGTGAAACACGCGGCTCAACCGGCGAAACCTCTTAGGACGAAGGTCAAGAAGGCCTTTCAgacaaagaagaagtag
- the Bcpg1 gene encoding Bcpg1, which translates to MVQLLSMASGLLALSAIVSAAPAPAPTAAPNPADALAAIEQRAAACTFSGSGGAAAASKSKTSCATIVLSALSVPSGTTLDLTGLKSGTHVVFEGTTTFGYEEWSGPLFSVSGTDITVTGASGSKLDGQGAKYWDGKGTNGGKTKPKFFYAHSLKGKSTISGINILNSPVQVFSINGASGLTLSNIHIDNSAGDAGKLGHNTDAFDVGSSSDITISGANVQNQDDCLAINSGTGITFTGGTCSGGHGLSIGSVGGRSDNTVSDIIIESSTVKNSANGVRIKTVSGATGSVSGVTYKDITLSGITSYGVVVQQDYKNGSPTGKPTSGVPITDVTFSNVKGTVSSSATNVYVLCAKCSGWSWDVSVSGGKTSSKCAGLPSGVKC; encoded by the coding sequence ATGGTTCAACTTCTCTCAATGGCCTCCGGCCTCCTTGCGCTGAGCGCAATCGTCTCTGCTGctccagcaccagcaccaaccGCAGCTCCAAACCCAGCCGATGCTCTTGCCGCTATCGAGCAACGTGCTGCCGCCTGTACCTTCTCGGGATCTGGTGGTGCTGCCGCCGCTTCCAAGTCCAAGACTTCCTGCGCCACCATCGTCCTCAGCGCACTCTCCGTCCCATCCGGTACTACCCTTGACTTGACTGGCCTCAAGTCCGGCACCCATGTCGTCTTCGAGGGTACCACCACCTTCGGCTACGAAGAATGGTCCGGTCCTCTCTTCTCCGTCTCCGGAACTGACATTACTGTCACCGGTGCCTCCGGCAGCAAGCTTGATGGCCAAGGAGCCAAGTACTGGGATGGAAAGGGAACCAACGGTGGAAAGACCAAGCCAAAGTTCTTTTACGCCCACTCCTTGAAGGGTAAATCAACAATCTCTGGTATCAACATCTTGAACTCTCCAGTTCAAGTCTTCTCCATCAACGGTGCTTCCGGTCTTACTCTCTCCAACATCCACATTGACAACTCTGCTGGAGATGCTGGTAAACTTGGCCACAACACCGATGCTTTCGATGTTGGTTCCTCCAGCGATATCACCATCTCTGGTGCCAACGTTCAAAACCAAGATGACTGTCTCGCTATCAACTCCGGTACTGGTATTACCTTCACCGGTGGAACCTGTTCCGGTGGTCACGGTCTCTCTATCGGATCTGTCGGTGGACGTTCCGACAACACTGTCTCCGATATCATCATTGAATCATCTACTGTCAAGAACTCTGCCAACGGTGTCCGTATCAAGACTGTCTCCGGTGCCACTGGATCCGTCTCCGGCGTTACCTACAAGGACATCACCCTCTCCGGCATTACATCCTACGGTGTTGTCGTTCAACAAGATTACAAGAACGGTTCCCCAACCGGAAAGCCAACCTCCGGTGTCCCCATCACTGATGTCACTTTCTCCAACGTCAAGGGTACCGTCTCCTCCAGTGCTACCAACGTCTACGTTCTTTGCGCCAAGTGCTCTGGCTGGTCTTGGGATGTCAGTGTTAGCGGTGGTAAGACCTCCAGCAAGTGTGCTGGTCTCCCATCTGGTGTCAAGTGTTAA